In Heterodontus francisci isolate sHetFra1 unplaced genomic scaffold, sHetFra1.hap1 HAP1_SCAFFOLD_772, whole genome shotgun sequence, one genomic interval encodes:
- the emg1 gene encoding LOW QUALITY PROTEIN: ribosomal RNA small subunit methyltransferase NEP1 (The sequence of the model RefSeq protein was modified relative to this genomic sequence to represent the inferred CDS: inserted 3 bases in 2 codons), which translates to MAGGKKRRRLEEDEGETEAGLEAAAGGGGGRRRPEGRRLVVVLEGASLETVKNDPRADPHSLTLDPLPGRKTFELLNCDRHKSIILKHAGIPGXVRPDIAHQSLLMLMDSPLNRAGLLQVYIRTQRNVLIEIXPQTRIPRTFDRFCGLMVQLLHKLSVRAADGPQRLLKVIKNPVTDHLPVGCRKIGTTFHTDDVVSLRDLVPEKESAVFVVGAFAHGSINLEYTEKQVSISNFPLSAALTCAKICTAFEEVWGVV; encoded by the exons ATGGCGGGTGGGAAgaagcggcggcggctggaggaggatGAGGGAGAGACTGAGGCTGGTCTGGAGGCAgcggcaggaggaggaggaggacgacgACGGCCTGAAGGCCGGAGGCTGGTGGTGGTGCTGGAGGGAGCCTCCCTGGAAACAGTGAAG AATGACCCTCGCGCTGACCCTCACTCTTTGACCCTTGATCCCCTCCCAGGTCGGAAGACGTTTGAGCTGCTGAACTGCGACAGGCACAAGTCCATCATCCTGAAGCACGCCGGGATCCCGGG CGTCCGACCGGACATCGCTCATCAG AGTCTCCTGATGCTAATGGACAGCCCTCTGAACAGGGCGGGACTCCTCCAAGTCTACATCCGAACGCAGCGCAACGTCCTGATCGAAA ACCCGCAGACCCGCATCCCACGCACGTTCGACAGGTTCTGCGGGCTCATGG TCCAGCTCTTGCACAAGTTAAGCGTCCGAGCCGCAGACGGCCCCCAGAGGCTCCTGAAG GTGATTAAGAATCCAGTGACTGACCACTTACCTGTCGGATGCCGGAAGATCGGAACAACGTTCCACACGGACGACGTAGTGAGCCTCCGTGACCTGGTGCCCGAGAAGGAGTCGGCAGTGTTTGTAGTGGGAGCGTTTGCTCACGGATCG attAACCTGGAGTACACGGAGAAGCAGGTTTCGATCAGTAACTTCCCGCTCTCTGCTGCCTTGACCTGTGCCAAGATTTGCACAGCCTTTGAGGAGGTGTGGGGCGTCGTCTGA